The DNA sequence TTGCAGGGGACGAGATAACGGACGAAGGCCTCATCCTTGGTCGCCACATGGCCGTCGTCAAGCAAAGCCATGGCGATATGCGGTCGACCGAGAGTCCCCCCGGCCTTGGCCTTCACCGCCGCAATATCGATCGGTGCGCGCCCCTCGGACAGAAGCTTCTCGTTAACCCGCTCAACGATCCGCTCGTTGCGACTTTCGCGGAACTCGCGGAAGGATTGAAGTGCCGCGCGCAAGTCGGCATCCCGATGGTCGAAACCGTAGCCGAGCAGATGGATGTCCTGGATCGCCTCCCAGACCACCGACAACTCGACCCCGCTGATGACTTCAACGTCTACCTCGGCCCCGGCCACCAGCGCCGCGTCGATGCCGTCGATGTTGTCGTGATCGGCCAGCGCCACCGCCGCCAGTCCCGCCCGCGCCGCCATGCTCACCACCTCGTCCGGCGGAAAAACCCCGTCGGAGCACGTTGAATGGAGGTGTAAATCCACCAGTTTCCGGGTCATGAAAAATCCTTTCAAAATCGCCCTCTCGCCCGCTCCTTGCCGCTAAATCGCGTAGGATGCGGTGAATGCAATGAACCGCATCACTTCGTCCGATGCGGTTCGCCACGCTCACCGCATCCTACAAAATATCCCCAAATTACCGCTTCTTCACCCGAAAGCCCGCCTTTTCCCAGGCGTTGCGGTCATCGGCGGCGGCGGGTTTCTTTTTTTCCACCGGCTTGGCCGCTTTGGTGATTCCGGTCCCTTCCAGCGCTTCCTTGATCGACAGGGAAATGCGCTTGCGGGGGACGTCGACGGCGAGGACTTTGACGCGGACGATTTCGCCGACTTTGACCGCTTCGTTGGGGTCCTTGATGAACCGGTCGGAGAGGTGGCTGACGTGAACCAGGCCGTCCTGATGGACGCCGATGTCGACGAAAGCACCGAAGGCGGCGACGTTGGTGACCGTTCCCGGCAACACCATCCCTTCTTGTAGATCGGATATTTCCTGCACGTCGTCGCGGAAAGCCACCGCCTCGAAAGCGGCGCGGGGGTCGCGCCCGGGCTTTTTCAGTTCTTCGAGAATGTCCCGCAAGGTCGGCAGGCCGACCGTCTCGCTGACGTAGCGTTTGAGGTCGACTTTGCCGGAAAGGGCCGGGTCGCTCGCCAGTTGAGCCAGGGAAACGCCGAGGTCGGCGGCCATGGTTGCGACCAGCTTGTAGTTCTCGGGATGGACGGCGGTGTTGTCGAGGGGATGGGCGCCGCCGCGAATACGCAGAAAGCCGGCGGCCTGCTCAAAGGCCTTGGCGCCGAAGCGCGGCACCTTGAGCAGCCCCTTGCGGTCGGCGAAGGAACCCTGCTCGTCGCGATGGCGGACGATCGCCTTGGCCAGCGACTCGCCGATGCCGGAGACGTAGGCAAGGAGCGCCCAGGAAGCGGTATTGAGATCGACGCCGACATAGTTGACGCAACTTTCGACGGTGGCGTCGAGGGCTTTTTTCAGGGCGCTCTGGCTGACGTCGTGCTGGTACTGGCCGACGCCGATGCTCTTGGCGTCGATCTTGACCAGCTCGGCCAGGGGATCTTGCAGGCGGCGGGCGATGGAAATGGCGCCACGAATGGTCAGGTCGAGGTCGGGAAACTCCTCGCGGGCGATGTCCGAGGCCGAATAGACGCTGGCCCCGGCCTCGTTGACCACCACCGTGGTCACATGCAGCCCCGCCTCTTTCAAGGTGTCGCGGATAAAGCGATCCATCTCGCGACTGCCGGTGCCGTTGCCGATGGCGACCATCTCAATAGCGTGGGCCTGCACCATCCGCAGCAGATCCTTTTTCGCCTGCGGCACCCGGGATTCGCCGGTGTGGGGGTAGATGGTGACATGTTCGAGAAACTTGCCGGTGCCGTCCACCACCGCCAGCTTCGAGCCGGTGCGCATCCCCGGATCGACGCCGAGCACCCGCTTGCCCCCGGCCGGCGGCAGCAGCAGCAGATTCTTGAGGTTCTGAGCGAAAACCTCGATGGCCGCCTCGTCGGCCTTCTTCTTCGCCTCCAGCCGCAATTCGACCTCGATGGAAGGCGCGATCAGCCGCCGGTAGGCGTCCTCGGCCACCGCCTCCAGCAGCGGCCGGAAGATGCTCGCCCCTTTCAGCAACCGAGCCTTGAGCCGCAACAG is a window from the Desulfuromonas acetexigens genome containing:
- a CDS encoding PHP domain-containing protein, whose protein sequence is MTRKLVDLHLHSTCSDGVFPPDEVVSMAARAGLAAVALADHDNIDGIDAALVAGAEVDVEVISGVELSVVWEAIQDIHLLGYGFDHRDADLRAALQSFREFRESRNERIVERVNEKLLSEGRAPIDIAAVKAKAGGTLGRPHIAMALLDDGHVATKDEAFVRYLVPCNVEKRYFPIAEAIDLIHRAGGVTVLAHPPFIPVDRKGLLALLDTFAALGLDGVEAYNTGASNDDIDWMITQTRRRGMIVTGGSDFHGIEGGEIVIGGGRGNLKIPYACVEEIRAVIEKRRTAQG
- a CDS encoding Tex family protein; amino-acid sequence: MALTPQQLSRVLGYLVEESGLKFPQVDNTVELLREGATVPFIARYRKERTGELDEVQIRSLEERLAYFGELEERKVTVLKTIEELGKLTPELKGRIEATRQKTELEDLYLPYKPKRRTKATIARERGLEPLAALIAAQQLQCGTPEEAAAPFVDPEKEVPDAAAALAGAGHILAEGLSEDADARALVRQLTWEQGIFCSLVAAEQAKAVTKFEMYYDYQEPLKVIPSHRMLAMRRGEKEEVLRLSITAPEAEILLRLKARLLKGASIFRPLLEAVAEDAYRRLIAPSIEVELRLEAKKKADEAAIEVFAQNLKNLLLLPPAGGKRVLGVDPGMRTGSKLAVVDGTGKFLEHVTIYPHTGESRVPQAKKDLLRMVQAHAIEMVAIGNGTGSREMDRFIRDTLKEAGLHVTTVVVNEAGASVYSASDIAREEFPDLDLTIRGAISIARRLQDPLAELVKIDAKSIGVGQYQHDVSQSALKKALDATVESCVNYVGVDLNTASWALLAYVSGIGESLAKAIVRHRDEQGSFADRKGLLKVPRFGAKAFEQAAGFLRIRGGAHPLDNTAVHPENYKLVATMAADLGVSLAQLASDPALSGKVDLKRYVSETVGLPTLRDILEELKKPGRDPRAAFEAVAFRDDVQEISDLQEGMVLPGTVTNVAAFGAFVDIGVHQDGLVHVSHLSDRFIKDPNEAVKVGEIVRVKVLAVDVPRKRISLSIKEALEGTGITKAAKPVEKKKPAAADDRNAWEKAGFRVKKR